Genomic DNA from Equus quagga isolate Etosha38 chromosome 10, UCLA_HA_Equagga_1.0, whole genome shotgun sequence:
AACACTGCCCCTATCATAATCATCATTCtacatccagttttcccacaaGCATGAGTCATTTTGTGCTGATTTTCTACCAAACTTAAAATGAATCCATATATCTGTTTGGATACTTCTTCACAATATGATTATTTCGATCCCTGGTTGAGTCAATAGATTCTGTAAAGTTCTATTTCAACTgaaactaacttttaaaaatatagttagaAAGGTTAGTTAGAAACTTGGATTACCTACCGGTCTGGTGTGTACAGACACAGGGGTCTTGAAAGTTGTCACTGGATAGCTGCACTCAGAAACACTGTAGGGATCAGAACTGCTGGAGGAGCACTTGGAGATGGAGTCACAGGCCACGAAGGTGTTATCAAGAGGCAGTTCCTGGATGATGTGGTGCTTCGAATTCAGAGGAGTTTCCGGCTGGATCTGAAAGGCAGGCTGTGGGGAGGCAGATTTGTAGTGCCGGGCCAAATCAGGGCTGTCAGGCTTGAAAGTAGTAGGTGCAGTGCCCCAGTTGTACTTGCCCATCGTTTGCTCTTCCAGCTCAATGGGAAGGTCTAGTGTGACACTGTTTCCATCGTTGTCAGCATCAtctgccttagtttcttcaaTAGTGACAAAGTTAAGCAGCAAGTTCTTAGGGGcatgcttcttcttcttcttcttctttttcttcatcattatCATCTGCCTGTTTTCTGGGTTTGGAGTAACCCATTCagaattctgtttgtttttctgagcaGCCTTAAGGTGTGGTGATTGGCGGCATCTTACTACAGCAGTGATGAAAATAACAAGAATGACAGTTATAGTGCCAGCAACAATGGCAACCATGATCTTGACATAGTCACTGGTTGGTGAGGATGCATCAGCTGTCTCAATATTTTGGGTTACTGGTGTTTCAATGTTTTTGCGTACCAGTTCATGTATCAGGGTAGCATTGGTCACTGACTCATTCACGAATAGATTAACAATCACAGCACTGAAGAGAGAATCGGGTTGGCCTAAGTCCTTAGCTTTGACTACCAGTCTGTGTAAACCAAGGTctgaaacaacacatttctccTTCAGTGTAATGTTGCCTGTTGTTTGGTCGATTATAAACAGACCTTTTGTGTTTCCTCCTACAATGCTGTAACGGAGTTCTGCATTCATTCCAGTGTCGTTGTCAACAGCAACCACCGTGAAGACCACTGTGCCTGGATTAGTGGATGGTAGAACTAATTCATAGGAGTAGTTGGAAGAAGGAACAACAAAAACCGGTTTGTTGTCATTGACATCAACCACATTTATGGTCACTTTGGCAGTTGAAGAGCGTGATACCCTACCACCATCCTCAGCCTTTACATAGAAAGTATAAGattcttgtttttctctatcaAATGAAATATTTGGTTGGATGACACCAGTCTGTGGATCAATGGTGAAGTCATCATTCACATCTAAAATGGAGAGAGTAACTGCAGAATTTTCTCCATAATCAGGATCAGTTACAGTGATTAGTCCTACTGTGCCATGTCTTGGAAGGTTTTCTGGGACATAGAAGTTGTACTCATTGTGAGTGAAAATTGGACTGTTGTCATTCTGATCAAGAACAGTCACTAAGACTGTGGCATTGGTCGTTAAGGGTGGAATCCCATTATCTTTTGCCAGAACTGTGAaggaatatttttcctgtttttctctatccAGTTTCTTCACTGCAGTCAGAATGCCTGTACGACGATCCAGATTAAATTCAGATGGAGCATCAATGCCTAGCAGGTAACTGATCTCAGCATTACGCCCACTGTCTGCATCCGTTGCACTTATTTTTGTCAGCTGGGTGCCAGGAGAGTTATTCTCAGGAACAGAAAGACTTATGAAAGGCTGGGTGAAAACTGGAGCATTGTCATTTTCATCCTTTACTTTGACGAGGAGCATGGATGATTGATTCAAAGGAGGTTTGCCAGCATCTGCAGCCAGTAATTTAATGGCATATTCTCTTGTGGACTCATAGTCAAGATATGCAGCAGTCTCTAGGAGGAACTGATTACTAAATACTGGCCTTAATCTGAAAGGGACTTCATGATCTGTAAAGCATGTCACTCTACCATTATGGTCAGCATCCTTATCTGTCACAGTTATGAGAGCAATTTTGGTGTTGAGTGGAGCATTTTCTGAAAGAACCACGGTGCCATTGATTGGATTGATGATGTATCTTATGTCAATTGATGGAACGTTATCATTGATATCTGTAACATTTACTAGCACCATTGCTCTCGCTGGCATCAATCCACCATCACTTGCTAAAACCAGTAACTTGTGGTTTGGTGATTCCTCCCTATCCAGGGGTTCTTTGATTGTGATAAGTCCAGTGGTGGTGTTGAGGTGAAATAGCCTCTTGGCGATGTTGGACACTAGATTGCTGAAATAGAACTGAATCTTGGCATTTTCACCTATGTCAGCATCTGTGGCGTGGAGCTGTGTCACTGAAGTACCTACAGGAGCATTTTCTGGTATACTGACTTCAATTTCATTCTCCTTGAAGACTGGGCGGTTGTCATTTGTATCAGCAACACTTACTTGCAGAATAGCGGTACTGGATCTTTGAGGAAAACCACCATCTTCAACCTTTACTTTCATTACATATGTatccttctcttctctatctaATTCTTTTTGAACAATCAGTTGCGGCATCTTGTCTCCTTCTGGGGTTTCAATGACATCGAGCCCAAAAATACTTTGACCCTGGAAAAGAtagaatgaaaacatatttaaactTATGTTATTACGTAATGAGACgaattttcaatttcttgaaGCCACATGACACAGGATCAGGTCAGAAATAAATGCCCGAAGACTTGAATTCTAAGTCTCAACTCTGCCTGTAACTATTATTGTGATCTCAAGCAAGTTGCTTAATATCTCTAGGCActtgtaaaattagaaaattgtgcTAGAAGATGTTCTGAGGGCTTTTCAGGTCATAGCATTTTATGATAATAAATGTCACTCATTTATGTAAactattaacattttcaaaaggaagaagtatatagaattttaaaaggaactATCACTGTTTCACATGATGAATGAAGTCATCAGCAAACTAATCATGGTTGTTCCAAATGAACCAAAATATTTTACTGTAGACTCCAGTTGTCCAGGATGCCTTTTCACCACCAAAAGTAACAATCAAGCATAAAATATTCATCCAAGACAATAGCACATATATCACATCTAATAAATACAGCCAGACCCTTtggcagagggagaaaatagACGAActctgataaaaaataaaaccctgtgtaaaatacacagaatttcctttttttttttttttacagaagcaagtgtcaaaaatgaaattttcttggaGATTAGCAACATAATGctatttaattaacttttttaaCAAGCAAGCACAATGGACAGAAACTCACATGTAAACATGTTAAATTGGAAAGGATAGCTTGGAAGAGCAACTATATTCCTTTTATGTTCATGAAGTCAGCTTAtaggaatatttaaaaacagtCTCCTCTGGTTCTGGCTTCCCCCAAAACCTCCAAGGAGGTGGTTCAACTAATATGAAATTGTAAAATACTTGCTCATTGCACATGGGCTCTCAAGTGCTGCTGCTTATCAGCACACAAAGGGTCTCACACTCTTAACAAGTCTTTTAAATAGTCAAAcatcttaattttgataaagtccaatttcatTAAAAGGAAATACGAATTGTAAAAAGTCCCCTATTTGGACTGCAATAAGATGAACCCTGCACAGATAAATAGTGATCTTGCTAGCTGATGGAGGAGTAGTGTTGACTGACTCTCAGGGGCGGTCTTATCCTATGTTACTTGTAGCACTTTGacagaaatgaataagataaaaaagTACTGGAGGCTGTGAAGAAAAGATCAGAAGGCCTTAAGATTCCCAGCACGTGGGTGATTTAAGACCTCCTGCGTGTACACGCATGCACGCAATGCACGattgtaatttttaattctccaatccattttttaacataaaagttACTGACACGTGGTGAGGATCAGTTATTGATCTCTCATTTATGTGCTCTATCATAAAAGAACAAGATAATATCTGAGGGGTTTTGTTCATAAGTTTTGTCATGCCAGTGtctaaaataaaatcctaaaagttACAAACTA
This window encodes:
- the PCDH11X gene encoding protocadherin-11 X-linked, whose product is MDLLSGTYIFAVLLACVVFQSGAQEKNYTVREEMPENVLIGDLLKDLNLSLIPDKSLTSPMQFKLVYKTGDVPLIRIEEGTGEIFTTGARIDREKLCAGILVEARCFYEVEVAVLPDEIFRLVKIRFLIEDINDNAPLFPATVINISIPENSAINSRYALPAAIDPDIGINGVQNYQLIKGQSIFGLDVIETPEGDKMPQLIVQKELDREEKDTYVMKVKVEDGGFPQRSSTAILQVSVADTNDNRPVFKENEIEVSIPENAPVGTSVTQLHATDADIGENAKIQFYFSNLVSNIAKRLFHLNTTTGLITIKEPLDREESPNHKLLVLASDGGLMPARAMVLVNVTDINDNVPSIDIRYIINPINGTVVLSENAPLNTKIALITVTDKDADHNGRVTCFTDHEVPFRLRPVFSNQFLLETAAYLDYESTREYAIKLLAADAGKPPLNQSSMLLVKVKDENDNAPVFTQPFISLSVPENNSPGTQLTKISATDADSGRNAEISYLLGIDAPSEFNLDRRTGILTAVKKLDREKQEKYSFTVLAKDNGIPPLTTNATVLVTVLDQNDNSPIFTHNEYNFYVPENLPRHGTVGLITVTDPDYGENSAVTLSILDVNDDFTIDPQTGVIQPNISFDREKQESYTFYVKAEDGGRVSRSSTAKVTINVVDVNDNKPVFVVPSSNYSYELVLPSTNPGTVVFTVVAVDNDTGMNAELRYSIVGGNTKGLFIIDQTTGNITLKEKCVVSDLGLHRLVVKAKDLGQPDSLFSAVIVNLFVNESVTNATLIHELVRKNIETPVTQNIETADASSPTSDYVKIMVAIVAGTITVILVIFITAVVRCRQSPHLKAAQKNKQNSEWVTPNPENRQMIMMKKKKKKKKKHAPKNLLLNFVTIEETKADDADNDGNSVTLDLPIELEEQTMGKYNWGTAPTTFKPDSPDLARHYKSASPQPAFQIQPETPLNSKHHIIQELPLDNTFVACDSISKCSSSSSDPYSVSECSYPVTTFKTPVSVHTRPPVKEVVRSRTPMKEATTVEIWTHPQPQRKSEGKKSGKSQRRVTFHLPEGSQESSSDGGLGDHDGGSLPSTSHALPLGYPQEEYFDHAAPNNRTEGDGNSDPESTFIPGLKKAAEITVQPTVEEASDNCTQECLILGHSDACWMPASLTHSSPSQVQASALCHSSPLTQTSARHHSPPVTQTIALCHSPPVTQAIALCHSPPPAQASALHHSSPLAQAAALHRSPARPPMGLQQGWGQGAGPDGLLSLDQGVQSSTRSQFYTMSERLHPSDDSIKVIPLTTFTPGQQGKSSRGDSPIMEEHPL